GATCCCGGTCGTCGTCAGTGGTGGTCATGGCTGATACCTCGTGAAAATCCGGAAACGGTGCGAGCCGGTGGCCAGGCGGCGGTGTGCCCGCTTTGGGCCGCCAATACCTCGTCGGTGGTCAGAACGGGCGCGTAGATCGAGATCACCTCGAGCACCCAGCGAAGGCTCTCCCGCTCGTCGCCGAGCTCGGTGCGCCGGGCCAGCGAGGCGTCGCCCACGAAGGCCAAGGCGTGGCCGCGGTGGAAGGCGTCGACCAGCGTCGAGAGGCAGCAGGCCTGGGCCTCGAAGCCCATCAGATAAACTTGATTGTGAACCGCGCTTTCCATCAGGCGGACAAATTCGGAGGCCGAATAACAGGACAGGTTTTCCTTGGTGAAGACCATCTCATGGCCCCGCGGCTCGAAGCCCTCGACGAAGCGCGACCATTCCATGGTGGCGTTGAAGA
This sequence is a window from Alphaproteobacteria bacterium. Protein-coding genes within it:
- a CDS encoding isochorismatase family protein, which codes for MARYRSRPGQTPLLVVLDVQREYVTPGRPLHLRGIEPALQNCRRLLAHARAQNWPVAHVRHLQDSHLFNATMEWSRFVEGFEPRGHEMVFTKENLSCYSASEFVRLMESAVHNQVYLMGFEAQACCLSTLVDAFHRGHALAFVGDASLARRTELGDERESLRWVLEVISIYAPVLTTDEVLAAQSGHTAAWPPARTVSGFSRGISHDHH